A region from the Cyprinus carpio isolate SPL01 chromosome A8, ASM1834038v1, whole genome shotgun sequence genome encodes:
- the LOC109111612 gene encoding WD repeat-containing protein 13 has product MAAVWQQVLAVDARYNAYRTPTFPQFRTQYIRRRSQLLRENAKCGFEPGLRRQYLRLRSQLLALRYGPLSEQSSFRASSVRSSRTTLDRMEDFEEDPRAQGARGHRRSVSRGSYQLQAQMNRAVYDERPPGSLVPTSVAEASRAMAGDTTLSENYAFAGMHHIFDQHVDSAVPRLQFANDDKHLLAGCSLDGTLSIMTLSPPPPAVKVTLKGHAGPVTDFAWSLSNDIIVSTSKDGTLRIWNTEDGRCIREVADPEGSELLCCTFQPMNNNLTVVGNSKHHLQVVNISTGKKVKGGSSKLTGRVLSLSFDAPGRILWAGDDRGSIFSFLFDMATGKLTKAKRLVVHEGSSISSITARSWISREARDPSLLVNACVNKLLLYRVVDNEGTLQLKRSFPIQHGSQPLHSIFCPLMSFRQGACVVTGSEDACVYFFDVERNTKAIVNKLQGHSGPVLDVSFNCDESLLASSDAAGMVIIWRREQK; this is encoded by the exons ATGGCTGCTGTTTGGCAGCAGGTGCTGGCAGTGGACGCAAG GTACAATGCTTACCGCACACCTACGTTCCCCCAGTTCCGCACGCAGTACATCCGCCGGCGCAGCCAGCTGCTCCGTGAGAATGCCAAGTGTGGTTTTGAGCCGGGGCTGCGCAGACAGTATCTGCGTCTGCGCAGTCAGTTGCTCGCGCTGCGTTACGGGCCTCTGTCAGAGCAGAGCAGCTTCAGAGCCAGCAGTGTGCGCAGCTCCCGCACCACACTGGATCGCATGGAG GACTTCGAGGAGGATCCCAGGGCTCAGGGTGCCAGAGGCCACCGGAGGTCAGTAAGCCGTGGTTCATACCAACTGCAAGCCCAGATGAACAGGGCAGTGTATGATGAAAG GCCTCCAGGTAGCCTGGTGCCCACGTCAGTGGCAGAGGCCAGTCGAGCGATGGCAGGTGACACCACCCTGAGTGAGAACTACGCCTTTGCTGGAATGCACCACATCTTTGACCAGCATGTTGACTCAGCTG TTCCTCGATTGCAGTTTGCCAATGATGATAAACACCTCCTCGCCGGCTGCTCGTTGGATGGGACATTGTCAATCATGACGTTGTCCCCGCCTCCACCAGCTGTAAAGGTGACACTAAAGGGCCATGCTGGTCCCGTGACCGACTTCGCCTGGTCGCTCAGCAATGACATCATTGTGTCCACGTCAAAAGATGGCACTCTGCGAATCTGGAACACAGAGGATGGACGCTGTATCCGAGAGGTGGCCGATCCAGAGGGCAGTGAGCTGCTGTGCTGCACTTTTCAGCCCATGAACAACAACCTGACTGTG GTGGGCAACAGTAAACACCACCTGCAGGTGGTGAACATCTCCACTGGGAAGAAAGTGAAAGGAGGCTCCAGCAAACTCACCGGTCGAGTGCTTTCTCTCTCGTTTGATGCTCCGGGGAGAATCCTGTGGGCCGGGGATGACAGGGGAAGCATTTTCTCCTTCCTCTTTGACATGGCCACAG GAAAGCTAACCAAAGCTAAGAGACTGGTGGTGCACGAGGGCAGCTCTATCTCTAGTATCACTGCGCGCTCGTGGATCAGTCGAGAGGCACGGGATCCGTCGCTGCTCGTCAACGCCTGTGTCAACAAACTACTGCTCTACAG GGTCGTGGATAATGAGGGAACACTCCAGCTGAAGAGGAGTTTCCCCATTCAACACGGATCCCAGCCGCTGCACAGCATCTTCTGTCCTCTCATGTCCTTCAGACAGGGAGCCTGTGTTG TCACTGGCAGCGAGGATGCGTGCGTCTACTTTTTCGACGTCGAGCGCAACACTAAGGCCATCGTTAACAAGCTGCAGGGCCACAGCGGGCCCGTCCTGGACGTGAGCTTCAACTGCGACGAAAGCCTGCTGGCCTCCTCTGACGCCGCCGGCATGGTGATCATCTGGAGACGGGAGCAGAAGTAA